Genomic segment of Gilliamella apis:
TCATTATTTAAGATTGAGTTAGTCGCCGATAACCATTCGATGAAACGAATATCTAATTCAGCTAATCGATTCGCTTTTTTAATTTGCGCTTGGCTGGTGTATGTTCCGCGATGAGTTTCAAAGTATAATTCGCCATCCCAAGTATGGAACCAATCATTGCTATGATTGATATTATCCTCTAGTTCATGAAAGAATTGCTTAACAGTACCAAATTGAATATTAGGTAATACTGGCATTTTTTCGAATCGTTCTAATAATTCAAGCATCTGCTCATTTGGCCCACCACCACCATCACCATAACCAAATGGTAGCAACAGTGTTTTTGTTAAACCTTTATCTTTATAGTTATCCCATAACCCCTGAACAGATTTAGCATTAACAATGCCATTATAGGTATATCGTGGATGTCCTTCTTCAGGTGTTGTAACAAAATGCGCTAAAATATCACTGCCATCAATGCCTCGCCATTTAAAAGTATCGTGTGGCAGTTGATTAAATTCATTCCAACTAATTTTTGTTGTCATGAAATATTTAATGCCTGATTTTTTTAAAATTTGTGGTAATGCCCAAGAATATCCAAACACATCTGGTAACCATAAGCATTCAGGTGTTATGCCAAACTCGGTTTCCATGAAATTTTTGCCATACATAATTTGTCTGACAAATGATTCACCAGAGGGTATATTACAATCAGCTTCAACCCACATAGCACCATCAACTTGCCAGCGCCCATCTTTGACACGTTGTTTTATTTGATCATAAATTTCAGGATAATCATTTTTAACATATTCATAGAGTTGTGGTTGAGACTGGAAAAAATTATATTTTGGAAATTGTTTCATTAACTTCAAAACAGTCGAAAACGAGCGCGCACATTTTTCTCTGGTATGTTTTATTTGCCATAAAAAGGCGAGATCGATATGAGTATGGCCTACACAATTAATCACAACTGGCGATTTCACCGCATCTTTGCTGTAATTTTCTTCTAAATACCTAGATGCATTACTGATTGATTGGTAAAATTCTTTACTAGATGGGTTTTGCCAATTAATGAGTAGAAAAGCGCTATCTAATAGATTAAGTAATCGCGAATAATAAAAATCATTGTTAGAGATAACATCTAATGTTTGTAATATAGCGGTAGAAGTCACGTACAAATCATGAGTGGCTTTATCTCTTAAACCGAAGGCAACTTGTTTTATACTGTTACCAACATGAAACTCATCAAAATGTTGTCTAACTTTACCTTCAAGTACGCCTGACCATATACGAATATCAAATCTAATTGTTTTACCAGAAAAGTCGTCCGGAAATGAAATAACATTATGGTTTTTATCTAAACCATGCCATGGTTTACCATTAACATAGAGTAACGCTTCATATTCATCACGTAGAAAAGATAATGAAAAATTAAAAAGACCTATATGAGTGGAACGATTCGGATCGGTTTTAGGGAAAGTATGGCTTAACCTTAACCAAACATAGATATCCTTTTCTTTCCACTCAAATCCTTGCTCAATATTTTGCCAATCGGCATTTTCATTAGGGGGCGGGGCACCATTAACTCCTTTACGGTCATAACAAAAATCAAAACTTTGTATTGTTTGAATATCATGTAATTCAAACCGCAATAGTTCTTCAACGCGTTGTTTTAATTTCCTTTCTGTAAAAAACATAATTCCCTCTAATATAGATAAATATACAAAAACAAACAATTGGTATAATAAGTTAAATAATAAAGTTGTAGTTCACAAATATAAAAACCAAATTTGGTGACTGAGATCACAAAAATTTAATTTAATTAATTTAATAATCGGTTCTAAGTGTTTTTGAAAAGGTATAATAACTTTTAATTTTAACTGATTTATTGATAATAAATTTAAGAGGAGTTTTGATTAGTATAATAAAGTCTAATAGAACAACTTTATCTATATGAATTTTTATTAGGATTTTGATTTTACTGTGAAAATGAAGAAAAATAAGCGATAATTGGTTGATGATGAAGTGTCTAATGTTAATATTATCAATTGATAAGTAAACTGGTGATTTGTAAATTGGTTCATCAATAATAGATGAATTGGTAATACAAATTAGTTTTACTAAAATGATAGGATGAGGTTGCCCAAAAGGATAGATTTTCACCAAAAACACAGTCAAAATTATAATATTTATATTACTCATGTAAGTTGAAAATCATACATCTTATTTTATTAGAATGCTCAGTGTAAAATATTGAGGATAATTCGATTTCTTCGTTTAATAGTGACAATAAAGCGATGGTTGAAAATGATTTCATAGAATTTAATGTGAATATATTCACTCTTAAACCTTTAAATGGTCATTTACTGTATTAAAAATTATATTTAAGAATCCATAATCGAGCAGTAACAGGTTCAAGTCCAGTTGTAAAATCTATCAAAAGTTTTATCACTATTTATTACTAATCAATAAGTTTGCTGAATGATTAAAAAGAACGGAATTAGGTTGTGTTTTTATACCTTATCATTGTTAAAAATGGTAAATTCACTATATAAAACGAGTTAGCTATCCATATTTGCTCAATTTTGAGGATTAAGGTTAAATCATTAAGAGCAAATTGCACCATTTAGGTGCATTGATTTTGATAATAGATAAAATCTTTCTTGATTAATTTTACTCTATTTTTAATAAGTTAAATAATTCATTGAGAATTTTTAGCGACAATTTAATTTTATTTAACTTGGTCTAGATTTTGCATGGTAAATAAAAGGATATTTATTTACTATCTATAAGGAAAAAAGATGAAATATAAAATAATACTTTTCACCACTCTATTCTTAATGAGTACATTCTGTTTTGGTGAGACAAAACTTCCTCGTATTGTTATTTTGGCAACTGGAGGAACAATAGCCGGTTCGGCTGCAAGCAATACCGATACCGTTAGTTATAAAGCCGGTGAATTGGGCGTGCAAACATTAATTGATGCGGTTCCTGAATTAAAAAATATTGCTCAAATTGATGGTGAGCAAGTAGCTAATATCGGCAGTAATGATATGACCAGTGATATTATTTTAAAACTATCAAACCGTGTGAATGAACTATTAGCAAAAGATGATGTTGATGGCGTTGTAATTACCCATGGTACAGATACACTTGAAGAAACAGCCTATTTTCTTCATTTAACGGTAAAAAGTGATAAACCCGTTGTCTTGACCGCAGCCATGCGTCCCGCGACCGCTATCAGTGCCGATGGACCAATGAATCTATTAGAAGCTGTGACATTGGCATCTACTTCAGAAGCTAAAGGGCGAGGTGTCATGGTTGTACTTAACGATAGAATAGGCTCAGCCCGATTTATAACGAAGACTAATGGCACAACCACAGATACCTTTAAAGCCGCAGAACAGGGATATTTAGGTGTTTTTATAGCAGCAAAACCACACTTTGAAACCAAAATTGACAAACTTCATACATCAAATTCTATTTTTGATCTTAGCGGTGTTAAAGCGTTACCTAAAGTGATTATTTTATATGGTTATCAGGATGATCCAGAGTATTTGTTCGATGCTGCTATCGAAAACCATGTAGATGGTATTGTTTATGCTGGTTCTGGAGCTGGCTCTACTTCTGTTAGAAGTGATAGAGGCATAAAAAAAGCAGAAAATGCGGGTATTGTTGTTGTACGCTCATCTCGAACAGGTAGTGGGATAGTTCCTGTAAACAAAACATTACCAGGGTTAGTTTCAGATTCGCTTAATACTGAAAAAGCTCGAATTTTACTCATGACAGCATTAACTAAAACTAAAGATCCTGAATTAATTCAGCAATATTTTCATACTTATTAGTTATCATGATTTATACTAATTCAAAGGGCTGCAAGATAGATACTTGTAGCTCAATCCGGATCAAAAACAAGTAAAAATTTGCTAGGGGCTATTTTGTTTGCACATTATCAGTGATAATAATTTTTTAAAATATAGATATCAATTTCACCATACCTAATTTGCTTTTTTAATAATATTAAACTAATCTAAATCCTTAAAAAAATTATTATTAAACAATTCTCCAACCGATTAATAGGGAGGTTTAATGATATTTTCAAGGATTAGAGGTGTTAAGCATTATGAAATATTTATTTAAAGATTCTGTATTGATCGGTCTCTTTTTCATATTCTACTTTAGTATGGACATAACTTATTATGTTGTTTTAGAAAATCCTCATTCGTTTATTAGCAAAATAGGTAAGCCAACTGTTGATATTTTATTTGCTATAGCGGTTGTAGTTGAAATTATTTTCTTTCTTTCAATGTTGATAAAACTATTTGTTGCTAATAGTACACATTTGTTAACCTCTTATTTAGGATTAATTTTAGGGCTAGCATTTTCTTTTATTTGGCTATTTATTTTATATATTTGTTTCGTCCGATTTCATAGTTGGGGATGGAATGGTTTTGGATTTCTTGGTTGGGCGTTTTTGCCTGCGATTGGCTGTTTTATGAGTTATATTGTTTTAATACTTATCAGAATGTTATATTTTTTATATTGTGTTTTATTTGTTGAAAGATCTAAATGAAATTTTTTTGATTAACTGTCATTTTTAGATATTGCTTAAGAGAATTATTTAACCATCTAAAGTAGAATGAATAACTGATTATTAAGCAGTTAAATATTAATTTTATCAGAGTGTAACCATATCTAATTGGATGGGATTTTTTAGGTTAATAGTGAAGTTAACTTAAGTTTTTTAAGGATTAATTATGCCAAAAATTATTAAATATTTATCTAAAGATAAATTATGGATTTGTCTTTTTTGGGTTGCTTATTTGACATTTATAGTCACTTTTAATATTTTTTCTTTAAGAAGCGAATTCTACATTAGTGATGCAGCTCCACATATCCTTTTTATAATATTTTGTATAATAATAATCTCTGAAATTGTTTTTTTCCTAATACAATTAATAAAATTATTTATTATCCCTCAGACACATGTATTAACTTCTTTTTTAGGATTATTTTGTGGATTAGTTTTTTCTTTTTGTTGGTTTGGTATTTTATATTTTTATTTTGAGTATGTTAGTAATGGTTACGATGATATAGGATTCATCATTGCGATGTTCATTCCTGTACTCGGTTGTTTTTTCGGTTACATTATTTTAGTATTGATTAAAATATTAAGATGTTTATATTGTTATTTATCTGTTAAACAAGTCAATAACTCTTATCCGTAAAATAGAATATTTTTAAAAAAAGTCTTTTAAAAAATTAGTTGAATTTTATTAAGTATTTGCCAGTTATTTTAAGATGATTATGTACCTTTTGTTATTTGTTAATTGCTTTTAATATTCCATTATTATCAATTTAAAATAAGATAGAATTACATTGCTGTTGTTATCAAGTATTCAAGCTTTGAAATCTAAATTTTTTTATATTTTAAAGCTATTTTAGCGAAGATATTGAGAGATTTATTCAATCTTGACTTGATTTTTGGTTCAATCAGCGTTTATATATTATTGTAATAAGCAAATCGGCTTATTATTTATAACATTTTACTGGAGGAGCTTATAATGGTACAAAAATTTGCTGCATACGGTAGTGATGTTT
This window contains:
- a CDS encoding type II asparaginase, encoding MKYKIILFTTLFLMSTFCFGETKLPRIVILATGGTIAGSAASNTDTVSYKAGELGVQTLIDAVPELKNIAQIDGEQVANIGSNDMTSDIILKLSNRVNELLAKDDVDGVVITHGTDTLEETAYFLHLTVKSDKPVVLTAAMRPATAISADGPMNLLEAVTLASTSEAKGRGVMVVLNDRIGSARFITKTNGTTTDTFKAAEQGYLGVFIAAKPHFETKIDKLHTSNSIFDLSGVKALPKVIILYGYQDDPEYLFDAAIENHVDGIVYAGSGAGSTSVRSDRGIKKAENAGIVVVRSSRTGSGIVPVNKTLPGLVSDSLNTEKARILLMTALTKTKDPELIQQYFHTY
- a CDS encoding alpha-mannosidase, with protein sequence MFFTERKLKQRVEELLRFELHDIQTIQSFDFCYDRKGVNGAPPPNENADWQNIEQGFEWKEKDIYVWLRLSHTFPKTDPNRSTHIGLFNFSLSFLRDEYEALLYVNGKPWHGLDKNHNVISFPDDFSGKTIRFDIRIWSGVLEGKVRQHFDEFHVGNSIKQVAFGLRDKATHDLYVTSTAILQTLDVISNNDFYYSRLLNLLDSAFLLINWQNPSSKEFYQSISNASRYLEENYSKDAVKSPVVINCVGHTHIDLAFLWQIKHTREKCARSFSTVLKLMKQFPKYNFFQSQPQLYEYVKNDYPEIYDQIKQRVKDGRWQVDGAMWVEADCNIPSGESFVRQIMYGKNFMETEFGITPECLWLPDVFGYSWALPQILKKSGIKYFMTTKISWNEFNQLPHDTFKWRGIDGSDILAHFVTTPEEGHPRYTYNGIVNAKSVQGLWDNYKDKGLTKTLLLPFGYGDGGGGPNEQMLELLERFEKMPVLPNIQFGTVKQFFHELEDNINHSNDWFHTWDGELYFETHRGTYTSQAQIKKANRLAELDIRFIEWLSATNSILNNDWSVYDKNKLDYCWKLILRNQFHDIIPGSSIHEVYQDTKLEFQDLNNRHNEILRPLLKNITDSDVNSKIIINSSNFMRKNDVVYFDTYAENLTIKDDSNQYLTIQKSKQNDGYFVEIPSIAPLSCINVSYENNVTSESNKAKDAFIYNDDEIDTPFYLIKWNKFGHLTRIFDKKNNREVLSGCGNVLTVYEDKPMKYDAWDIEIFHIQKKSPVVQLQSVELTELGPLICEITFKWIFNNSSICQKMRVYSNNPKIDFITDIDWHDCNQLLKTVFPVDIRAVEATYDIQFGNVKRSTTWNTSWDYAKFESVAHQWADLSEYGYGVSLLNNCKYGHAIRDNIMQLTLIKSAISPDLQADQGQHQFTYSLFPHTKNWQEGHVAQEAWFLNEPLRIYDGKLKSFIKPSNLSILTLDNHLVQVDALKKAESGDWLILRIHDFSGGTQNVNISSHYKINWWRECDLMENFIDQNINKGNLKIKLSPFEIKTYAISIN